The proteins below are encoded in one region of Candidatus Hydrogenedens sp.:
- the nikR gene encoding nickel-responsive transcriptional regulator NikR: MSGVVRLSFSIEKPLWERLQELVQQEGYANRSEFIRDLIRDRLVEKQWEENEEAIGTITFVYNHHIPKLNDKILNIQHKYLNVILTTTHIHLDHQLCAETILVRGKAHRIQELCYALRKQKGVLHASISISSTGRNLM, translated from the coding sequence ATGTCGGGAGTTGTACGTTTAAGTTTTTCCATTGAAAAACCATTATGGGAACGGTTGCAGGAACTTGTCCAGCAGGAAGGTTATGCAAATCGTTCAGAATTCATTCGCGACTTGATTCGGGACCGACTGGTAGAAAAACAATGGGAAGAAAATGAAGAGGCAATTGGAACTATCACTTTCGTGTATAATCACCATATCCCAAAATTAAACGATAAGATACTTAATATCCAACATAAATATCTAAATGTTATCCTGACAACTACACATATCCATTTAGACCATCAACTGTGTGCAGAAACCATTCTTGTCCGTGGGAAAGCCCATAGAATTCAAGAGCTGTGCTATGCTCTTCGCAAGCAAAAAGGTGTTTTACACGCAAGTATTTCCATAAGTTCCACAGGCAGAAATCTAATGTAG
- a CDS encoding DUF1080 domain-containing protein has translation MKKNSYLFGLCMLTLFVLTLSPSITNGDDTKTKDDWISLFDGKSLQGWVQFLPDPNADPAKTWMIKDGVIFCTGEPAGYIRTDKKFSNYQLQLEWRWVGTPGNSGVLLHVQDKDEVWPKSIEAQLMHENAGDFWVIGGTDFEEHKNADDRRVPKRAKSSEKKPGKWNQYDIWCEGDSIRIFVNGTLQNEAHKCTVTEGYIALQSEGAPIEFRNIRLRKITPKQ, from the coding sequence ATGAAAAAGAATAGTTACCTATTTGGATTATGCATGCTGACATTGTTTGTACTAACATTATCTCCATCCATAACAAACGGTGATGACACCAAGACCAAAGATGATTGGATTTCTTTATTTGATGGCAAAAGTCTTCAAGGTTGGGTACAATTTCTACCAGACCCCAATGCTGACCCCGCAAAAACATGGATGATTAAAGATGGGGTCATCTTTTGCACAGGCGAGCCTGCTGGATACATACGCACAGACAAAAAGTTCAGTAATTATCAACTACAGTTAGAATGGCGATGGGTAGGAACACCAGGGAACAGTGGTGTTTTACTTCATGTTCAAGATAAAGATGAAGTTTGGCCTAAATCTATTGAGGCACAGCTTATGCATGAAAACGCTGGTGATTTTTGGGTTATTGGTGGAACAGATTTCGAAGAGCACAAAAATGCAGATGACCGACGTGTTCCTAAACGTGCCAAAAGCAGTGAAAAGAAGCCAGGGAAATGGAATCAATATGATATATGGTGTGAAGGAGACTCTATTCGCATATTTGTAAATGGTACTCTCCAAAATGAGGCACACAAGTGCACTGTAACAGAAGGATATATTGCTCTACAAAGTGAAGGGGCTCCTATCGAATTTCGTAATATTAGATTAAGAAAGATAACGCCCAAGCAGTAG